A portion of the Pseudoxanthomonas sp. JBR18 genome contains these proteins:
- the leuC gene encoding 3-isopropylmalate dehydratase large subunit: MSSAPRTLFDKLWDAHVVVPESDTAPAVLYIDLHLIHEVTSPQAFTELRARGLAPHRADRTKATMDHSTPTLPAGADGKLPYYTAAAEKQVETLERNCAEYGIELFDMGSDNRGIVHVIAPEQGFTQPGMTIVCGDSHTSTHGAFGALAFGIGTSEVGHVLATQCLLQRKPKTMSITVDGPLAPGVEAKDVVLHIIGKIGVNGGTGHVLEFRGSTIAAMDMEQRMTLCNMSIEAGARAGMVAPDQTTFDYVAATPRGPKGADFDAAVEYWKTLTTEPGARFDAEVVIDAAEIRPTLTWGTHPGTAIAVDAAIPAANDAAAQKGLDYMGFQAGQTVAGAKVDVVFVGSCTNGRLRDMREVARVLSGRKVAEGVRMLVVPGSEIVKRQAEAEGIDVIVRQAGAQWRESGCSMCIAMNGDLVAPGELAVSTSNRNFEGRQGPGSRTLLASPLTAAWAAVNGRVSDVRDLFAATNSKEVA, from the coding sequence ATGAGTTCCGCTCCCCGTACGTTGTTCGACAAGCTGTGGGACGCCCATGTCGTCGTCCCGGAAAGCGATACCGCCCCGGCGGTGCTGTACATCGACCTGCACCTGATCCACGAAGTCACCTCGCCGCAGGCCTTCACCGAGCTGCGCGCACGCGGCCTGGCGCCACACCGCGCCGATCGCACCAAGGCGACGATGGACCACTCCACCCCGACCTTGCCCGCTGGCGCGGACGGTAAGCTGCCGTACTACACCGCCGCCGCCGAGAAGCAGGTCGAGACCCTGGAGCGCAACTGCGCCGAGTACGGCATCGAGCTGTTCGACATGGGCTCGGACAATCGCGGCATCGTCCACGTCATCGCGCCCGAGCAGGGCTTCACCCAGCCCGGCATGACCATCGTCTGCGGCGACAGCCACACCTCCACCCATGGCGCGTTCGGCGCCCTGGCCTTCGGCATCGGCACCAGCGAAGTCGGCCACGTACTGGCCACACAGTGCCTGCTGCAGCGCAAGCCCAAGACCATGTCGATCACCGTCGATGGCCCGCTGGCGCCGGGCGTGGAGGCCAAGGACGTGGTCCTGCACATCATCGGCAAGATCGGCGTCAACGGCGGCACCGGCCACGTGCTGGAGTTCCGCGGCTCCACCATCGCCGCGATGGACATGGAGCAACGCATGACCCTGTGCAACATGTCCATCGAAGCTGGCGCGCGCGCCGGCATGGTGGCGCCGGACCAGACCACCTTCGACTACGTCGCCGCCACCCCGCGCGGGCCGAAGGGCGCCGACTTCGACGCCGCCGTCGAATACTGGAAGACCCTGACCACCGAGCCGGGGGCGCGCTTCGATGCGGAGGTGGTGATCGACGCCGCCGAGATCCGCCCGACCCTGACCTGGGGCACGCATCCGGGCACCGCGATCGCCGTCGATGCGGCCATCCCAGCGGCGAACGACGCCGCCGCGCAGAAGGGCCTGGACTACATGGGTTTCCAGGCAGGCCAGACGGTCGCCGGCGCTAAGGTCGACGTGGTCTTCGTCGGCTCGTGCACCAACGGCCGCCTGCGCGACATGCGCGAGGTCGCGCGCGTCCTGTCCGGGCGCAAGGTCGCCGAAGGCGTGCGCATGCTGGTCGTGCCGGGCTCGGAGATCGTCAAGCGCCAGGCCGAGGCCGAAGGCATCGACGTGATCGTGCGACAGGCTGGCGCGCAGTGGCGCGAGTCCGGCTGCTCGATGTGCATCGCGATGAACGGCGACCTGGTCGCGCCAGGCGAACTGGCCGTGTCCACGTCCAACCGCAATTTCGAGGGCCGCCAGGGCCCCGGCTCGCGCACCCTGCTGGCCTCGCCGCTCACTGCGGCATGGGCGGCGGTCAACGGCCGTGTCAGCGACGTGCGTGACCTGTTCGCAGCAACCAACTCCAAGGAAGTGGCCTGA
- the leuD gene encoding 3-isopropylmalate dehydratase small subunit, whose amino-acid sequence MAGIRTITSQAVVLRSSNIDTDQIIPARFLSTTERAGLGKHAFNDWRWQADGTPNPEFAFNQPQNAGRSILLAGRNFGCGSSREHAPWALTDLGLKAVVSSEIADIFRGNSLKNGLLPVVLDEADVQALMERPDDALTIDVATRELRTPDGRAYTFPLDGFSQTCLLEGVDQLGYLLARIPDIEHYESTHAR is encoded by the coding sequence ATGGCCGGCATCCGCACGATCACCTCGCAGGCCGTGGTGCTGCGTTCGAGCAACATCGATACCGACCAGATCATCCCCGCGCGCTTTTTGTCCACGACCGAACGCGCCGGTCTGGGCAAGCACGCGTTCAACGACTGGCGCTGGCAGGCCGACGGCACGCCGAATCCGGAGTTTGCCTTCAACCAGCCACAGAACGCCGGTCGTTCGATCCTGCTGGCCGGGCGCAACTTCGGTTGCGGTTCCTCGCGCGAGCACGCGCCGTGGGCACTGACCGACCTAGGCCTGAAGGCCGTGGTCTCCAGCGAGATCGCCGACATCTTCCGTGGCAACAGCCTCAAGAACGGCCTGCTGCCGGTGGTGCTGGACGAGGCCGACGTGCAGGCGCTGATGGAGCGCCCGGACGACGCGCTGACCATCGACGTGGCCACGCGCGAACTGCGCACGCCCGATGGCCGCGCCTACACCTTCCCGCTCGATGGCTTCTCGCAGACCTGCCTGCTGGAAGGCGTCGACCAACTGGGCTACCTGCTGGCCCGCATTCCCGACATCGAACACTACGAGAGCACCCATGCGCGCTGA
- the leuB gene encoding 3-isopropylmalate dehydrogenase yields MRADIVVLPGDGIGPEVAAAAVTVLKAVASRHGHSFTFTEHDIGGIAIDRHGEPLPEATRLACQQADAVLLGAVGGPKWSDPNAKVRPEQGLLAIRRALGLFANLRPVRPHPAALDASPIKAHLLAGVDILVVRELTGGIYFGDKTRTEDAASDLCRYSVAEIERVMRSAFRLAQGRRGKVTSVDKANVLETSRLWRDVATRIGREEFPEVALEHQLVDSMAMHLLAKPREYDVIVTENMFGDILTDEASMLAGSLGLLPSASLGLEGKVGIYEPIHGSAPDIAGKGIANPYATILSAAMLLRHSLGLEEEAQCIERAVEAALDAKAFTADLAGPAQALSTAQACDAVLEQLEAQGTVPALGE; encoded by the coding sequence ATGCGCGCTGACATCGTCGTCCTGCCAGGTGACGGCATCGGCCCCGAAGTGGCGGCCGCAGCGGTCACCGTCCTGAAAGCCGTCGCCAGCCGACATGGGCACAGCTTCACCTTCACCGAGCATGACATCGGCGGCATCGCCATCGACCGCCATGGCGAGCCGCTGCCCGAGGCCACCCGGCTGGCCTGCCAGCAGGCCGACGCCGTCCTGCTGGGTGCGGTAGGCGGCCCGAAGTGGTCCGACCCCAATGCCAAGGTCCGCCCCGAGCAAGGCCTGCTCGCCATCCGCCGGGCGCTGGGGCTGTTCGCCAACCTGCGGCCGGTGCGTCCGCACCCTGCTGCTCTGGATGCCTCGCCGATCAAGGCCCACCTGCTGGCCGGGGTGGACATCCTGGTCGTGCGTGAGCTGACTGGCGGCATCTACTTTGGCGACAAGACCCGCACCGAGGATGCCGCCAGCGACCTGTGCCGCTATTCGGTGGCCGAGATCGAGCGCGTGATGCGCAGTGCCTTCCGGCTGGCCCAGGGCCGTCGCGGCAAGGTCACCTCGGTGGACAAGGCCAACGTGCTGGAAACCTCGCGCCTGTGGCGCGACGTGGCCACCCGCATCGGCCGCGAGGAATTCCCGGAGGTCGCCCTGGAGCACCAGCTGGTCGACTCGATGGCCATGCACCTGCTCGCCAAGCCGCGCGAGTACGACGTGATCGTGACCGAGAACATGTTCGGCGACATCCTCACCGACGAGGCCTCGATGCTGGCCGGCTCGCTGGGCCTGCTGCCGTCCGCCTCGCTGGGGCTGGAGGGCAAGGTCGGGATCTACGAGCCCATCCATGGCTCGGCCCCCGACATCGCCGGCAAGGGCATCGCCAACCCGTACGCGACCATTCTGTCGGCGGCCATGCTGCTACGCCATTCGCTGGGACTGGAGGAAGAGGCACAGTGCATCGAACGCGCCGTCGAGGCCGCCCTGGACGCCAAGGCCTTCACCGCTGACCTGGCCGGCCCGGCGCAAGCATTGAGCACGGCCCAGGCCTGTGATGCGGTCCTGGAGCAGTTGGAGGCCCAAGGCACGGTCCCGGCGCTCGGCGAATGA